The stretch of DNA CCAGTCCATCGTTCTATAGCAGACCCCAAACTCACGAAGAAATAGCACTAACAGTTATTAATCGTGTAATTGATCTGGCTGGATTAGTAAACAGATCATACGAGTGGGGAAACGAGAAAATTTGAGAATTTGAAAATTTAAAAAATTTGTAACCGATGTAATTGTATTAATTTCAGCAGTTTACTTAATTCTCAAATTTACAAATTCTCACATTCTCAAATTAAAAATCAGTATCTTTGCGCCCTTATGAATTCGCCCAAAAAAGTTAGTTTTTATACGTTAGGATGTAAGTTGAACTTCTCTGAAACCTCAACAATAGGCCGTATGTTTGCCGACAGCGGTTATCAAACTGTAGAGTTTCAGGAAGGTGCCGATGTTTATGTGATCAATACTTGTTCTGTAACTGAAAATGCTGACAAGAAGTGCAAGCGAGTAGTTAAAGAAGCTCTTAAATATTCTTCCAACGCATATGTAGTGATTATTGGCTGTTATGCACAGCTAAAGCCTACAGAAATTGCCGAAATTCCAGGAGTTGACCTTGTATTGGGTGCCGCTGAAAAGTTTCGTTTGCTTGAATTCATTAATGACCTTACGAAAAAACCTAAAGCTGAGATTCATAACAAACCTATCGAAGAAGCTAATACGTTTATTTCATCGTATTCTTACGGCGATCGTACCCGTACATTCTTGAAAGTCCAGGATGGATGTGATTACTCTTGTTCATTTTGTACCATCCCACTCGCGCGTGGTGCCAGTCGTAGCGATACTGTAGCCAATATTGTAAAATCAGCTCATGATATAGCTGCTTCAGGCGTTAAAGAAATTGTATTAACAGGAGTAAATATCGGCGATTACGGTAAAGGTGAACATGGAAATAAAAAACATGAGAATACGTTCCTGGAACTAGTACAGGCTTTAGATAAAGTGGAGGGGATAGACCGTATTCGTATTTCATCAATTGAACCTAATTTGCTTTCGAATGAAGTAATTGAATTTGTTGCTTCTTCAACTAGATTTGTACCCCATTTCCATATTCCATTACAATCTGGAAACAACAAGATATTAGGATTAATGCGCAGGAGATATAAACGAGAGTTGTATGCAGAGCGCGTTGCAAAGATTAAATCATTAATGCCAGATTGCTGTATTGGTGTTGACGTTATTGTAGGTTTTCCAGGCGAAACAAAAGAAGATTTCCTTGATACATACAATTTCCTGAATGAGCTTGACATTTCTTATTTGCACGTATTTACTTATTCAGAAAGAGAAAACACACCGGCTGCAACATACGATGGTGTAATAGGTGGTTCAGAGCGTGCCGACAGAAGTAAAATGCTCCATATATTATCGGAGAAAAAACGTCGTTATTTCTATGAGCAAAATTTAAATAAGAACTTCCAGGTATTGTTTGAAGCTGATAGTAAAGAAGGTAAAATGCATGGTTTTACCCGCAATTACA from Solitalea canadensis DSM 3403 encodes:
- the mtaB gene encoding tRNA (N(6)-L-threonylcarbamoyladenosine(37)-C(2))-methylthiotransferase MtaB, coding for MNSPKKVSFYTLGCKLNFSETSTIGRMFADSGYQTVEFQEGADVYVINTCSVTENADKKCKRVVKEALKYSSNAYVVIIGCYAQLKPTEIAEIPGVDLVLGAAEKFRLLEFINDLTKKPKAEIHNKPIEEANTFISSYSYGDRTRTFLKVQDGCDYSCSFCTIPLARGASRSDTVANIVKSAHDIAASGVKEIVLTGVNIGDYGKGEHGNKKHENTFLELVQALDKVEGIDRIRISSIEPNLLSNEVIEFVASSTRFVPHFHIPLQSGNNKILGLMRRRYKRELYAERVAKIKSLMPDCCIGVDVIVGFPGETKEDFLDTYNFLNELDISYLHVFTYSERENTPAATYDGVIGGSERADRSKMLHILSEKKRRYFYEQNLNKNFQVLFEADSKEGKMHGFTRNYIKVSVKYDPVLVNELKDVQLLHINNEGDVEVKEAEEILTH